A region of Limisphaerales bacterium DNA encodes the following proteins:
- a CDS encoding bifunctional 3,4-dihydroxy-2-butanone-4-phosphate synthase/GTP cyclohydrolase II, with protein sequence MPGRKTTVKQNRAPKSPFDSIESVITDIRRGKMVIVVDDEDRENEGDLIMAGEHANAKAINFMAKYGRGLICVPTSGDRLRQLGIERMVPSNQETFKTDFQVSVDAATGITTGISAKDRARTIQVMSDPTALPEALAQPGHIFPLRACPGGVLQRAGHTEAAVDLAKLAECRPIGIICEIMNDNGTMARLPHLKRFAKKHGLKICSIEALIKHRREREKLIEKIEVVEMPTEFGDFKLHLYRSALDDQHHLALVMGEVDSVENVMVRVHSECLTGDVFGSMRCDCGPQLNHAMQQIADVGAGVIVYMRQEGRGIGLAPKMHAYKLQEKGLDTVEANQQLGYAMDLREYGLGAQILVDLGVRHIRLLTNNPKKVVGLEGYGLDITEQLPIRVPPNKHNKKYLATKRTKMGHKI encoded by the coding sequence TAGGGCGCCCAAATCGCCCTTTGATTCCATCGAATCAGTCATCACCGACATTCGACGCGGCAAAATGGTGATTGTGGTGGATGATGAGGACCGCGAAAACGAGGGCGACCTCATCATGGCCGGCGAACACGCCAACGCCAAGGCCATCAATTTTATGGCCAAATACGGGCGCGGCCTCATTTGTGTGCCCACCTCCGGTGATCGATTGCGTCAGCTCGGTATCGAGCGAATGGTGCCGAGTAATCAGGAAACGTTCAAAACAGATTTTCAAGTCAGCGTCGATGCGGCAACCGGAATCACTACCGGCATTAGTGCCAAAGATCGCGCCCGCACCATTCAGGTCATGTCCGATCCCACTGCCTTGCCTGAGGCGCTTGCCCAACCCGGGCATATTTTCCCGTTGCGTGCTTGCCCCGGCGGCGTCCTCCAGCGAGCCGGCCACACTGAAGCGGCGGTGGATCTTGCCAAACTTGCAGAATGCCGCCCCATCGGAATCATCTGCGAAATCATGAATGACAACGGCACGATGGCCCGGCTGCCACATCTCAAGCGTTTTGCCAAAAAACATGGGCTCAAAATTTGCAGCATTGAAGCCCTCATCAAACATCGCCGCGAGCGGGAAAAGCTCATTGAGAAAATCGAGGTCGTGGAAATGCCCACCGAATTTGGTGACTTCAAATTGCATTTGTATCGCAGCGCATTGGACGACCAACATCATTTGGCGCTCGTCATGGGCGAGGTGGACTCAGTGGAAAATGTAATGGTTCGAGTTCATAGCGAATGCCTCACCGGTGACGTATTTGGCAGTATGCGCTGCGATTGCGGTCCGCAACTAAATCATGCCATGCAACAAATTGCCGATGTCGGCGCAGGCGTCATCGTCTACATGCGGCAGGAAGGGCGGGGTATTGGGCTGGCACCCAAAATGCACGCCTATAAATTACAGGAAAAAGGGTTGGACACCGTGGAGGCCAATCAGCAACTCGGTTACGCGATGGACTTGCGCGAGTATGGTTTGGGCGCCCAGATTTTGGTAGACCTTGGCGTGCGACACATTAGGCTACTCACCAACAATCCCAAAAAAGTCGTGGGCCTCGAAGGATACGGCCTCGACATCACCGAACAACTGCCCATCCGCGTGCCGCCCAACAAACATAACAAAAAATACCTCGCCACCAAGCGCACCAAAATGGGCCACAAAATTTAG
- the ribH gene encoding 6,7-dimethyl-8-ribityllumazine synthase gives MLKPTQRKPAKSAAKQSTRIAIVASAYNAEFVDGMIDGALEVLSGKVELIRVPGAFEIPIAAAALGRRKRLRPAAVICLGVILRGQTTHAENVGQAVTQQLAELAVETGIPMVHEVLLLENKTQAKARCLAPKTNRGTEAAFTALEMAQLMAEIS, from the coding sequence ATGCTCAAACCCACACAACGCAAACCTGCTAAAAGCGCAGCCAAACAATCCACCCGCATCGCCATCGTAGCCTCGGCGTACAATGCAGAATTTGTCGATGGAATGATTGATGGCGCTCTGGAGGTGTTATCTGGCAAAGTGGAGTTGATCCGTGTCCCGGGTGCGTTTGAAATCCCAATCGCGGCAGCAGCCTTGGGGCGACGCAAACGGCTACGGCCGGCGGCAGTCATTTGCCTTGGCGTCATTTTGCGCGGCCAAACAACGCACGCGGAAAATGTGGGGCAAGCAGTAACCCAACAACTCGCAGAGCTGGCGGTGGAGACGGGCATCCCAATGGTTCATGAAGTACTTTTGCTAGAAAATAAGACTCAAGCCAAAGCCCGCTGCCTCGCCCCAAAAACCAATCGCGGAACCGAAGCAGCTTTCACCGCATTAGAAATGGCGCAGTTAATGGCTGAAATTAGCTAA
- a CDS encoding COX15/CtaA family protein produces MATEKHNPWLHRLSVFAAACTLLLIGLGAIVTSKEAGMAVPDWPQTLGHNMFLVPFNLWVGVSGIFEEHAHRLFASFVGLLTTILAVWLWLRDDRKWVRRLGVFAFFLVVGQGVMGGLRVTEMNQNFGIVHGITAQIFLLMMLCLALATSRWWMRTPSAGNDEQRAPRVVRMHFIMASVLIFLQLALGATMRHQHAGLSAWDFPKAHGQWWPATDTESIARYNAERTTLNNQLHHEGQQVFLMTGRDILPFHLTLQMVHRVLAVLIIALVIGTLMVARKRLGAAHSLSRLSLVWFGLIAVQVALGILTVIKYKPADIATLHVVCGALALGVGAMGTFISQRKHLPSLIKEAAPENSADEANIEAVV; encoded by the coding sequence ATGGCTACCGAAAAACACAACCCTTGGCTGCACCGATTATCTGTGTTCGCCGCAGCGTGCACGCTCCTCCTGATTGGCTTGGGGGCGATTGTCACCAGTAAAGAAGCAGGGATGGCCGTCCCTGATTGGCCACAGACGCTGGGGCACAATATGTTTCTCGTTCCATTCAATCTTTGGGTGGGTGTCTCGGGTATTTTCGAAGAACACGCACATCGGCTCTTTGCTTCGTTCGTCGGATTACTCACCACTATTTTGGCGGTTTGGTTGTGGTTGCGCGATGACCGTAAATGGGTCCGTCGTCTTGGTGTATTTGCATTTTTTCTCGTAGTGGGGCAGGGCGTCATGGGCGGTTTGCGGGTCACTGAAATGAATCAAAATTTTGGGATTGTTCACGGCATAACGGCTCAAATTTTCTTGCTGATGATGCTTTGCCTCGCATTGGCAACAAGTCGTTGGTGGATGCGAACTCCTTCTGCTGGAAACGATGAGCAACGAGCACCTCGCGTAGTGCGAATGCATTTCATTATGGCGTCAGTTTTGATTTTCCTCCAGTTAGCCTTGGGCGCCACAATGCGACATCAACACGCAGGGTTATCAGCTTGGGATTTCCCAAAAGCACACGGACAATGGTGGCCCGCCACGGATACGGAATCGATTGCCCGCTATAACGCCGAACGCACCACGCTGAACAATCAATTGCACCACGAAGGTCAGCAGGTTTTCCTGATGACGGGCCGCGATATTCTTCCATTTCATCTGACCCTGCAAATGGTGCATCGCGTGCTGGCGGTGTTAATCATAGCATTGGTCATCGGCACACTTATGGTGGCGCGAAAACGATTGGGCGCAGCACATTCGCTGAGTCGGCTCAGCCTCGTATGGTTTGGATTAATTGCAGTCCAAGTAGCGCTCGGGATTTTAACGGTGATCAAATATAAACCGGCCGATATCGCAACGTTGCACGTGGTGTGTGGCGCGCTCGCTTTAGGCGTGGGAGCAATGGGCACATTCATTTCACAGCGCAAACACCTCCCCTCACTCATTAAGGAAGCCGCGCCTGAAAATAGTGCCGATGAAGCGAACATAGAGGCAGTCGTTTGA
- the cyoE gene encoding protoheme IX farnesyltransferase, which produces MKGNESIAQSGSGVLRAQWAVWSELVKLRLTTMVLITAAMGFHLASPAAAPMNWALLFHALLGTGLVACGAAVLNQYLEKEFDAKMPRTAERPIPSGRIRPETALLAGGAMGAGGLVYLAILVNPLTSVIGAVTLVSYIAVYTPLKRVTSLNTLIGAVPGALPPLMGWTAARTNATGIAPEAWSLVAILFFWQLPHFLAIAWMYREDYEGAGFRMISEGSQGREHTGRFAVISCLALLPAALSPFFLTISGSMYLGGALAMSLGFAWLSLQFSREMTLESAKRLFYYSLLYLPLLLGLMVCDRAT; this is translated from the coding sequence ATGAAAGGGAACGAATCCATTGCTCAATCAGGGTCGGGCGTCTTGCGCGCGCAGTGGGCGGTGTGGTCCGAGTTGGTCAAACTGCGCCTCACCACGATGGTGCTAATCACTGCGGCGATGGGATTTCACCTCGCCTCGCCCGCAGCCGCGCCGATGAATTGGGCCTTATTATTTCATGCATTGCTGGGCACGGGTTTGGTGGCGTGTGGGGCGGCGGTTTTGAATCAATATCTTGAAAAAGAATTTGATGCCAAAATGCCCCGCACAGCAGAACGCCCGATTCCCTCCGGTCGCATTCGGCCGGAGACAGCGTTGCTCGCAGGCGGCGCGATGGGCGCAGGCGGATTGGTTTATCTAGCCATTCTCGTCAATCCCCTCACCAGCGTGATTGGGGCGGTGACACTCGTTTCCTACATCGCGGTGTACACGCCGCTCAAGCGCGTGACCTCACTCAACACCCTCATCGGCGCTGTGCCCGGCGCATTGCCGCCGCTCATGGGGTGGACTGCCGCGCGAACGAACGCCACAGGAATTGCTCCCGAAGCATGGTCGTTGGTGGCGATTTTGTTCTTTTGGCAACTCCCACATTTTCTGGCTATCGCCTGGATGTACCGTGAAGACTACGAGGGGGCGGGATTTCGTATGATTTCAGAGGGATCACAGGGCCGCGAACACACAGGCCGGTTTGCGGTGATCAGCTGCTTGGCGTTGTTACCCGCAGCCTTGTCGCCGTTTTTCCTAACCATTTCAGGCTCAATGTATCTTGGAGGGGCATTGGCAATGAGCCTCGGTTTCGCATGGCTGAGTTTGCAATTTTCACGCGAAATGACTTTGGAATCCGCCAAGCGTTTGTTTTACTATTCGCTCCTTTACCTGCCGCTGTTGCTGGGGTTGATGGTTTGTGATCGCGCGACCTGA
- a CDS encoding cbb3-type cytochrome c oxidase subunit I, translated as METTTQPETEQDEHGDDHGHGHAEQSFLTKYIFSTDHKVIGIQYGVGSLVFLLMGFILIMGMRWQMAKPDTPVPVLGPILEKVYAHEIALDGEGKTVPIFKDGKITASGYNQFGAMHGTIMVFLAIVPLGFAAFGNYVVPLQIGAPDMCFPRMNMASFWAFFAGCTVMTVSFFIPGGAAQAGWTSYSPLASVIPTDGQSYWLVGMVLLITSSLLGAVNFIATIIQLRAPGMTWFRLPFFVWAQFVTAFLLLLAFPPLEAAGIMQLMDRVCDTSFFLPSGVFAAGTEPMSVSGGGSPLLWQHLFWFLGHPEVYVLLLPAIGMVTEIVSNNTRRPIWGYKLMVGGVLVLGFLSFIVWAHHMYLTGMSSKIATFFQTTTMIISIPSVILLTCLFMSLWRGAIRFNTPSMFALAFLPMFGIGGLTGLPLGFNFTDLHLHDSYYVIAHFHYVVAPGTIFALFAGLYYWFPKMTGRRMSEYWGKVHFWGSLIFMNIIFMPMFIQGFAGMSRRMSDGGATYSMINNPDITSGALTDSVMNMNSLITMGAFGMGLVQVVFIVNFFWSIRNGEKVNSDNPWRATTLEWQTPTPPPHGNFLTEPKVYHGPYEYSNPDVDNGEDFLTQNDPHQSASEDTREAQA; from the coding sequence ATGGAAACAACGACCCAACCCGAGACGGAACAGGACGAGCATGGTGATGATCACGGTCACGGCCACGCCGAGCAGAGCTTTCTCACCAAATACATTTTCTCGACTGATCACAAAGTGATCGGCATCCAGTACGGCGTCGGGTCGCTAGTGTTTTTATTAATGGGCTTTATTCTCATTATGGGGATGCGCTGGCAGATGGCAAAACCGGATACACCGGTGCCGGTGCTCGGGCCAATTCTTGAGAAAGTTTACGCCCACGAAATCGCATTGGATGGCGAGGGCAAGACGGTTCCAATTTTCAAGGACGGCAAAATCACCGCAAGCGGGTACAATCAATTCGGCGCGATGCACGGGACGATCATGGTGTTTCTTGCAATTGTGCCGCTTGGCTTTGCGGCGTTTGGCAACTACGTGGTGCCCCTGCAAATCGGTGCACCGGACATGTGTTTCCCGCGGATGAACATGGCCAGTTTCTGGGCATTCTTCGCTGGCTGTACCGTGATGACTGTTAGTTTCTTTATTCCGGGCGGAGCTGCGCAGGCAGGGTGGACTTCGTATTCGCCGTTAGCCTCGGTGATCCCCACTGATGGCCAAAGTTATTGGCTCGTGGGAATGGTGCTTCTGATCACCTCTTCACTGCTGGGTGCGGTGAATTTTATCGCCACCATCATTCAATTACGCGCACCGGGGATGACTTGGTTTCGTCTGCCATTTTTTGTGTGGGCGCAGTTTGTAACCGCGTTCCTACTATTGCTCGCGTTCCCGCCACTCGAAGCCGCGGGCATTATGCAGCTAATGGATCGCGTTTGTGACACGAGCTTCTTCCTGCCCTCCGGCGTGTTCGCGGCCGGCACAGAGCCCATGAGTGTCAGCGGCGGCGGCAGCCCCTTGCTGTGGCAGCATTTGTTTTGGTTTCTCGGCCACCCCGAAGTGTACGTGCTCCTTCTGCCGGCCATCGGCATGGTAACGGAAATCGTCTCCAATAACACGCGCCGTCCTATTTGGGGCTACAAACTAATGGTCGGCGGCGTGCTGGTATTGGGCTTTTTGTCCTTCATTGTTTGGGCGCACCACATGTACCTCACGGGCATGAGTAGCAAAATCGCCACATTTTTCCAGACAACCACAATGATTATTTCGATACCGTCGGTGATTCTATTGACGTGTCTGTTTATGAGTTTGTGGCGAGGGGCAATACGATTTAACACGCCCTCAATGTTCGCTTTAGCTTTTCTGCCAATGTTTGGCATTGGGGGTCTCACCGGTTTGCCCCTGGGCTTTAACTTCACCGATTTGCACTTACACGATTCCTATTACGTGATTGCACACTTCCATTATGTGGTGGCCCCGGGGACAATTTTCGCACTGTTCGCCGGCCTTTATTACTGGTTCCCGAAAATGACCGGGCGGCGCATGAGCGAGTACTGGGGTAAAGTCCATTTCTGGGGTTCGCTGATTTTTATGAACATCATTTTTATGCCGATGTTCATCCAGGGCTTTGCCGGAATGAGCCGCCGCATGAGTGATGGCGGCGCAACCTATTCCATGATCAACAACCCGGACATCACCTCCGGCGCGCTCACTGATTCGGTTATGAACATGAACTCACTCATCACTATGGGCGCCTTTGGCATGGGGCTCGTGCAGGTTGTGTTTATCGTGAACTTCTTCTGGAGTATTCGTAATGGTGAGAAAGTTAACAGCGACAACCCGTGGAGAGCCACCACGCTGGAATGGCAAACCCCCACGCCCCCACCACACGGCAATTTCCTAACCGAACCGAAAGTCTATCACGGCCCCTATGAATACAGTAATCCGGACGTGGACAATGGTGAAGATTTCCTCACTCAAAATGACCCGCATCAATCCGCAAGCGAAGATACCAGAGAGGCTCAAGCCTAA
- a CDS encoding cytochrome c oxidase subunit 3 — MEHSIDEAWGIPFWSHAFAWRHDRKNIEKEKDKSIRYDQDGRPVYKQGHYRDTFRDKDIQAIILVPAHGTWDRKPSEDKHASRATVKYAEATHDGNHAHSDTHGHHRITIAREDISRLSSYEPAHSTFFATYYTLTGLHALHVLGGILVMLYHLLPVSRRVYEKNPVQFTNRIEITGLFWHFVDLVWIFLFPILYLF; from the coding sequence ATTGAGCATTCAATTGACGAGGCGTGGGGGATCCCTTTTTGGAGCCACGCCTTCGCGTGGCGACATGACCGGAAAAATATTGAAAAAGAAAAAGACAAAAGCATCCGATATGACCAAGACGGCCGGCCGGTTTACAAGCAAGGCCATTATCGGGACACTTTTCGTGACAAGGACATCCAAGCAATTATCCTCGTTCCGGCTCACGGAACATGGGACCGCAAACCTTCAGAAGACAAACACGCGAGCCGCGCCACAGTTAAATATGCTGAAGCAACACACGATGGCAATCATGCGCACAGCGACACGCATGGACACCACCGCATCACCATCGCCCGAGAAGATATCAGCCGGCTTTCAAGCTATGAACCCGCGCACAGTACATTTTTTGCTACTTACTACACCCTCACCGGACTGCACGCGCTACACGTGTTAGGCGGCATTCTCGTAATGCTGTATCATCTTCTCCCCGTGAGTCGACGCGTTTACGAAAAAAACCCTGTGCAATTCACAAACCGTATTGAGATCACTGGCCTGTTCTGGCATTTCGTCGACCTGGTCTGGATCTTCCTGTTCCCCATACTCTATTTATTTTAA
- a CDS encoding cytochrome C oxidase subunit IV family protein yields the protein MSDDHSPEYYKKKFIPLIYLVGGILIAGTIVTFAADLMGVFKNFTHAMIFALTVAIVKASAVIYIFMHLKWDINLKTISLTLACTMIFLIGMMVLTVGSEIDANKPGHAENTWNHVNTPEPTAIPKDTQ from the coding sequence ATGTCAGACGACCATTCACCCGAGTATTATAAAAAGAAATTCATCCCACTCATTTACTTGGTGGGCGGCATCCTCATTGCCGGTACGATCGTCACCTTTGCCGCAGATTTGATGGGAGTGTTCAAGAATTTCACTCACGCCATGATTTTTGCCCTCACCGTGGCCATTGTGAAAGCCAGCGCGGTCATTTATATTTTCATGCATCTGAAATGGGACATCAACCTGAAAACCATCTCACTAACACTAGCTTGCACGATGATATTCCTCATCGGCATGATGGTCCTTACCGTGGGCAGTGAGATTGACGCAAACAAACCCGGCCATGCTGAAAACACGTGGAATCACGTCAACACACCAGAACCGACGGCGATACCCAAAGATACCCAATAA
- a CDS encoding cytochrome c oxidase subunit II, translated as MNKKYIGLIGGAVAGVVLAVLLVNSAKTEGTNSFTKLDDTVAYTMTELFKSPPPITEHGWNVDRMIVFVHILMGVLFVGWTIYFLVCLFKFRESNHPKADYHGAKSKLWTTLAEYGVIAAEVVLIFCFAIPLWGEVMNDAKLAEIKADAKDGTGLEIHILAKQFDWSARYAGKDKIFAQQDIRFADKSNNPFGLDPNDTSIDDVLVLAAKDRKGAIVVPADTAVALKITSMDVIHSFKVLPLRVCKDAIPGLQLPIHFEAKTDYLDSKQTNKDGEHIFLITCAQLCGDGHGSMNGYLKIVSKKDFKTWLEAKSTDAKNSRKKNLAAAK; from the coding sequence ATGAATAAAAAGTATATTGGACTGATTGGCGGCGCCGTTGCGGGTGTGGTCTTGGCTGTGCTGTTGGTCAACTCCGCAAAAACTGAAGGCACCAACTCCTTTACGAAACTTGATGACACGGTGGCCTACACCATGACGGAATTGTTCAAGTCACCACCGCCCATCACCGAGCACGGATGGAATGTCGACCGAATGATCGTGTTTGTGCATATTCTGATGGGGGTTCTCTTTGTGGGCTGGACAATTTATTTTCTCGTTTGCCTGTTTAAATTTCGCGAATCCAATCATCCAAAGGCAGATTATCACGGAGCAAAGTCCAAACTTTGGACTACATTAGCCGAATATGGCGTGATTGCTGCCGAGGTGGTGTTAATCTTTTGTTTCGCCATACCTCTTTGGGGAGAAGTGATGAATGACGCCAAACTGGCCGAGATTAAAGCGGACGCCAAGGATGGCACCGGTCTTGAAATTCATATTTTGGCAAAACAATTCGACTGGAGCGCCCGCTATGCAGGAAAAGATAAAATTTTTGCCCAGCAGGACATTCGCTTTGCTGACAAATCCAACAATCCGTTTGGCTTAGACCCCAACGACACATCCATTGATGACGTCCTGGTACTGGCAGCCAAAGATCGTAAAGGGGCCATTGTTGTCCCAGCGGACACTGCAGTGGCGCTGAAGATCACATCGATGGACGTGATCCATTCATTTAAGGTGCTGCCGTTACGCGTCTGCAAAGACGCCATTCCCGGCCTTCAATTGCCGATTCATTTCGAAGCCAAAACAGATTATCTAGACTCAAAACAAACTAACAAAGACGGCGAGCACATCTTCCTAATCACCTGTGCCCAACTCTGCGGCGACGGTCACGGATCTATGAATGGTTACCTCAAAATTGTAAGTAAAAAAGATTTCAAAACGTGGCTCGAGGCAAAGAGTACGGACGCTAAAAATTCCCGCAAGAAGAACCTTGCGGCGGCGAAATAA
- a CDS encoding SCO family protein — protein sequence MTNRETRQIIKWSLFGFLAAVMAATLIIGKRNRQEHPSPSEQPVLPEISTIQPFTLTNQFGAEIILDDLKGQPWLADIIFTRCPTVCPRMTRTLAELQKQLPEKIRYVSLTTDPEHDTPKVLNAFAEVHGSNDGKWHFLTGRKADLMRLAVDDLKLISVPKEASKRDNPNDLFVHSSLYILVDANGRVRKSFEHNSTNLLQQIQTALKQLENKNDR from the coding sequence ATGACCAATCGCGAAACCAGACAAATTATCAAGTGGAGCCTGTTTGGTTTTCTCGCTGCGGTGATGGCAGCTACGCTGATCATTGGAAAGCGTAACCGACAGGAACACCCCAGCCCATCGGAACAACCCGTGCTGCCAGAAATCAGCACAATCCAACCCTTCACACTTACCAACCAATTCGGGGCAGAAATTATTCTCGATGATTTAAAAGGCCAACCGTGGCTGGCGGATATTATATTCACCCGTTGCCCAACCGTATGTCCTCGCATGACCCGAACACTTGCCGAGCTCCAAAAACAACTGCCGGAAAAAATTCGATACGTTTCCCTAACCACCGACCCTGAACATGACACACCCAAGGTATTAAATGCTTTCGCTGAAGTTCACGGCAGTAATGATGGCAAATGGCATTTTCTAACCGGCCGGAAAGCTGACCTCATGCGGCTTGCTGTGGATGATCTCAAACTCATTTCCGTGCCCAAAGAGGCCAGTAAGCGTGACAATCCAAACGATTTATTTGTGCACAGCAGCCTCTATATTCTGGTGGACGCGAATGGGCGTGTTCGGAAATCATTTGAGCACAACTCCACTAATTTACTGCAACAAATTCAAACAGCACTCAAACAATTGGAAAACAAAAATGACCGTTGA
- a CDS encoding DUF420 domain-containing protein, with product MTVDQMPLINASLNSLASLFLLMGFIFIKKGNRAAHKRCMIAAFTTSAVFLACYLWYHYASHAHTVLKHPSDWVNYLYYFILITHIILAVVILPLVFITINHALRDRFDKHRHIARWTWPIWMYVSLTGVVVYLFLYVFFAEHTEKKLKIGGTVKPPVEEPQKGQ from the coding sequence ATGACCGTTGATCAAATGCCCCTAATCAACGCCTCCCTTAACAGCTTGGCTTCTCTGTTTCTATTGATGGGGTTCATTTTTATCAAAAAAGGAAACCGTGCTGCTCACAAACGTTGCATGATCGCGGCTTTTACCACCTCGGCGGTTTTTCTTGCGTGCTATCTTTGGTACCACTACGCCTCGCACGCGCACACCGTATTGAAGCACCCATCTGACTGGGTTAATTATCTGTATTATTTTATCCTGATTACACACATCATTCTTGCCGTGGTAATCTTGCCGCTGGTATTCATCACCATTAACCATGCCCTGCGCGATCGCTTTGATAAGCATCGCCACATTGCGCGTTGGACGTGGCCGATTTGGATGTATGTTTCGCTTACAGGCGTGGTGGTGTATTTGTTTCTTTATGTTTTTTTTGCTGAACACACGGAAAAGAAATTGAAAATTGGAGGCACCGTAAAGCCGCCCGTGGAAGAACCCCAAAAAGGCCAATGA
- a CDS encoding L-histidine N(alpha)-methyltransferase, translating into MKAIIHPSQSSAQVDSQRAECLRQRIVAAKFLYETPRQADLWLKLHAQCAPSSDIAAPYQAVAVALAEQWAHVSGTLIALGCGGGEKDRIILNALPSGTHFVPTDVSEPLALKAAEAVPDSKPLIFDLAAAENLSGFIDQHAGPNRIFTFFGIIPNFPPSEILPQLRAILKSEDRLLLSANLAPNGMAAILSQYDNAPTRDWLAEFPRTHGAGEGTVIINIEQDGSLEHIAARFTFEEACLMKTNGEQFSFQPGDDLRLFVSYRYTQQSLSKILSLYGIIIERSFLSANREEGVFLCALQ; encoded by the coding sequence ATGAAGGCCATCATCCACCCAAGCCAATCGTCCGCGCAAGTAGACAGCCAGCGCGCAGAATGCTTGCGGCAACGCATCGTCGCCGCAAAATTTCTTTACGAAACACCACGCCAAGCCGATCTGTGGTTAAAATTGCATGCGCAATGTGCGCCTTCCAGCGATATTGCGGCCCCTTACCAAGCCGTGGCGGTGGCGCTGGCGGAACAGTGGGCGCATGTAAGCGGCACTCTTATTGCGCTCGGCTGTGGTGGTGGCGAAAAGGATCGAATCATTTTGAATGCGCTCCCGTCCGGCACGCATTTTGTGCCCACGGATGTAAGCGAGCCGTTGGCGCTCAAAGCCGCAGAGGCAGTTCCCGATTCCAAGCCGTTAATATTTGACCTCGCCGCCGCAGAAAACTTATCAGGTTTTATTGATCAACACGCTGGCCCTAATCGCATTTTCACTTTTTTCGGCATCATTCCGAATTTTCCACCAAGTGAAATTTTGCCGCAATTGCGAGCAATTTTAAAATCCGAAGACCGGCTTTTACTTAGCGCCAATCTCGCCCCTAATGGCATGGCAGCCATTCTGTCGCAATACGACAACGCACCCACGCGCGATTGGCTTGCCGAATTTCCCCGCACGCATGGAGCGGGTGAGGGTACGGTGATAATTAACATTGAACAGGACGGCTCGCTCGAGCATATCGCAGCTCGTTTTACTTTCGAGGAGGCTTGCTTGATGAAAACGAATGGCGAGCAGTTTAGTTTTCAGCCAGGCGATGATCTGCGACTGTTTGTTTCGTACCGCTACACGCAACAGTCATTGAGCAAAATCTTGTCTCTATACGGCATCATCATTGAGCGCTCTTTTTTGTCCGCCAATCGGGAAGAGGGCGTTTTCCTGTGCGCGCTTCAATAA
- a CDS encoding dihydropteroate synthase, which yields MLSLEYLAELTRTHHADLKTEVREFSIGGKPFNFNTTPYLMGVVNLSPDSWYQESVCLSTNDAVKRGEQLTAQGAAMVDVGGESSVLNAERVPASEQIARLVPVISGLVQSGVLVSAETYEPPVAEACLKAGAGVVNLTGPGEANEIYQLCAKHEAAVIICFVQGQNVREVNDVDLEVDAIPRMVEFFAGEIDRAQLAGVRKIIIDPGLGFYYQNLDDSTVRVRRQMEVFLNTFRMRQLGWPVCHALPHAAEIFKDEVRCAEPFFALLAALGKTSLFRTHEVPRTRAVLETLNIY from the coding sequence GTGCTTTCTCTTGAATACTTGGCTGAATTGACGCGCACGCACCATGCAGATTTAAAAACTGAAGTGCGGGAGTTCTCGATTGGAGGCAAGCCGTTTAATTTTAACACCACGCCGTATTTGATGGGCGTGGTCAACCTTTCGCCCGATTCCTGGTACCAGGAAAGCGTTTGTCTTTCCACGAATGACGCCGTCAAACGCGGCGAACAATTGACGGCCCAAGGCGCTGCGATGGTCGATGTGGGTGGGGAATCTTCTGTGCTGAATGCCGAGCGCGTGCCCGCAAGCGAACAAATAGCCCGTTTGGTTCCCGTTATCAGCGGGCTGGTCCAGTCAGGCGTTTTGGTGAGTGCGGAAACATACGAGCCCCCCGTCGCTGAGGCTTGCCTCAAAGCAGGGGCGGGAGTGGTTAATCTTACCGGCCCGGGTGAGGCAAATGAAATCTACCAACTGTGTGCGAAGCACGAGGCGGCCGTGATCATCTGTTTCGTGCAGGGTCAGAATGTTCGCGAGGTGAATGATGTGGATTTGGAAGTAGATGCGATCCCTCGAATGGTTGAATTTTTTGCGGGTGAAATTGATCGAGCACAATTAGCGGGGGTCCGAAAAATCATCATTGATCCCGGTCTTGGGTTTTATTATCAAAACCTCGATGACAGTACAGTGCGCGTGCGCCGCCAAATGGAGGTGTTTTTAAATACCTTTCGAATGCGTCAACTCGGCTGGCCAGTGTGCCACGCCCTGCCCCACGCAGCGGAGATTTTCAAAGATGAAGTGCGCTGTGCTGAGCCGTTCTTCGCGCTGTTGGCTGCGCTTGGAAAAACGTCATTGTTTCGCACGCACGAGGTGCCACGAACGCGTGCAGTGCTTGAGACGCTCAATATTTATTGA